In Calidithermus timidus DSM 17022, the following are encoded in one genomic region:
- a CDS encoding DUF1517 domain-containing protein — translation MRRIWTWLLVLLTVFGVLPLLSQADAQRSGGGVGGRGGFRSSPTPRVNPSPTPTFPIPSPRPDYSYPSPRVYPPVYIPTTPGSGGSGVGVASVMVVLVMGVIALSIIQGLRRAGSGLGTYDNLPEAEVARLRLALLYSPSLQRTLRRLAEQADTNSTQGLADLIDEVCVVLLREQAAWRFGSYESWRGSLQQAEGRFDRLMTEDRSKFVETFRKFEGKVERPGDYTPRAEPDGRYLLVSILVAAHGSLPQVPLPLREAGAKTALMALSATTPVTTLAAYVSWTPEAEGESLSEQELLSGWPELELL, via the coding sequence ATGCGACGCATCTGGACCTGGCTGCTGGTGCTGCTCACCGTGTTCGGGGTCCTTCCCCTGCTCTCCCAAGCCGATGCCCAGCGCAGCGGCGGAGGGGTGGGGGGACGGGGTGGCTTCCGCAGCTCCCCCACCCCTCGAGTCAACCCCTCCCCCACGCCCACCTTCCCCATCCCAAGCCCCCGGCCCGACTACAGCTACCCCAGCCCCCGCGTCTATCCACCGGTCTACATCCCCACCACCCCCGGCTCCGGCGGGAGCGGAGTCGGGGTGGCCTCGGTGATGGTGGTCCTCGTGATGGGGGTGATCGCACTCTCGATCATCCAAGGCCTGCGCCGCGCCGGAAGCGGCCTCGGTACCTACGACAACCTCCCGGAAGCTGAAGTCGCCCGCCTGCGCCTGGCCCTGCTCTACAGCCCCTCGCTCCAGCGCACCCTGCGCCGCCTGGCCGAGCAGGCCGACACCAACAGCACCCAGGGCCTGGCCGACCTGATAGACGAGGTGTGTGTGGTGCTGCTACGCGAACAGGCCGCCTGGCGCTTTGGCAGCTATGAGAGCTGGCGGGGCAGCCTGCAGCAGGCCGAAGGTCGGTTTGACCGCCTCATGACCGAGGACCGCTCGAAGTTCGTGGAAACCTTCCGCAAGTTCGAGGGCAAGGTGGAGCGCCCTGGCGATTACACCCCCAGGGCCGAACCCGACGGCCGCTACCTGCTGGTCTCAATCCTGGTGGCAGCCCATGGCAGCTTGCCCCAGGTACCGCTACCCCTGCGGGAGGCCGGAGCTAAGACCGCCCTCATGGCCCTCTCGGCCACCACCCCCGTCACCACCCTGGCCGCCTACGTCTCCTGGACGCCCGAGGCCGAGGGCGAATCGCTCAGCGAGCAGGAACTCCTCAGCGGCTGGCCGGAACTCGAGCTGCTTTGA
- a CDS encoding TerC family protein, translated as MGIAEAILAIVIIIALEAILSVDNAMVLAVMVKPLPPELRRKALLYGIIGAYILRGLALLFATLIINIWWIQVLGGVYLIYLAVKFFLNRQSDEAKSPEQALGASVQQSFWRIVVMINVVDLAFAIDSVLVVVAFSKVFWVIFTGVAIGILLIRLAAGWMVRVMERYPKLEAVAYAVVGWAGIKLALEGWNLGAHVWLHNEALVLHLPKELFLGGTLLILIAGTLWALRSGSRSAPSA; from the coding sequence ATGGGAATCGCCGAAGCTATCCTTGCCATCGTTATCATCATCGCCCTGGAAGCGATCCTTTCCGTGGACAACGCCATGGTGCTGGCGGTGATGGTCAAACCGCTGCCCCCCGAGTTGCGCAGGAAAGCGTTGCTTTACGGCATCATCGGGGCCTACATCCTGCGCGGGCTGGCGCTGTTGTTTGCCACGCTGATCATCAACATTTGGTGGATTCAGGTGCTGGGCGGGGTTTACCTGATCTACCTGGCAGTCAAGTTCTTCCTCAATCGCCAAAGTGACGAGGCCAAGTCCCCCGAGCAGGCTTTGGGGGCATCCGTCCAGCAGTCCTTTTGGCGCATCGTGGTGATGATCAACGTGGTAGACCTAGCCTTCGCCATCGACTCGGTGCTGGTGGTGGTGGCCTTCAGCAAGGTGTTCTGGGTGATCTTCACCGGCGTCGCCATCGGTATCCTGCTGATCCGCCTGGCGGCGGGCTGGATGGTGCGGGTGATGGAGCGCTACCCGAAGCTCGAGGCCGTGGCCTACGCGGTGGTGGGCTGGGCTGGGATCAAGCTCGCCCTGGAAGGCTGGAACCTGGGTGCCCATGTGTGGTTGCACAACGAGGCCCTGGTCCTGCACCTGCCCAAGGAGCTGTTCTTGGGGGGCACCTTGCTGATCCTGATCGCCGGTACCTTGTGGGCCTTGCGCTCGGGTAGCCGCTCCGCCCCTAGCGCCTGA
- a CDS encoding alpha/beta hydrolase, giving the protein MVEVRSRFVTFHPPANARFLIGDFTDWDKRPIPISDPLTLEFPPHAYVEYAFLDAQGQPFPDPDNPHKAQNPWWSYPRAIELPGFRYEAPPRPSSEGKGVHRHRLESKVFGSTRRYYVYEPSQSPRATLYIQDGVAYYRTAQFADIAEALCEYGEIEPLRMVFIEPEDRRTEYWFNPKYEEFLLQEIIPAVEGHYGKTEQRGLWGASLGGVVSAWLAWRNPQLFQVVGTQSACLTLEPGGNDSYTAPEWLTQQYAQAERLPLRFYCETGQIEWLLAPNRRFAAMLQDKGYPHAYTERPSGHNWMTWRQGLAPGLRYLFGKAR; this is encoded by the coding sequence ATGGTCGAGGTACGCTCGCGCTTCGTGACTTTTCATCCACCGGCCAACGCCCGCTTTCTCATAGGCGACTTCACCGACTGGGACAAGCGCCCCATTCCCATCTCCGACCCCCTCACCCTCGAGTTTCCCCCTCACGCCTACGTCGAGTACGCCTTCCTCGACGCCCAGGGCCAGCCCTTCCCCGACCCCGACAACCCCCACAAGGCCCAGAACCCCTGGTGGAGCTATCCCCGCGCCATCGAGCTGCCGGGGTTTCGTTATGAAGCTCCTCCCCGGCCCAGCAGTGAGGGTAAAGGGGTGCACCGGCATCGGCTCGAGTCGAAGGTCTTCGGAAGCACCCGGCGCTACTACGTCTACGAACCCTCCCAAAGCCCACGCGCCACGCTTTACATCCAGGACGGGGTGGCCTACTACCGCACCGCCCAGTTCGCCGACATCGCCGAAGCATTGTGCGAGTACGGCGAGATCGAGCCCCTGCGCATGGTGTTCATCGAGCCCGAGGACCGGCGCACGGAGTACTGGTTCAACCCCAAATACGAGGAATTCCTGCTACAGGAGATCATCCCTGCCGTGGAAGGACACTACGGAAAGACCGAGCAGAGGGGGCTGTGGGGGGCCAGTCTGGGCGGGGTGGTCTCGGCCTGGCTGGCATGGCGCAACCCCCAGCTTTTCCAGGTGGTGGGTACCCAGTCGGCCTGCCTGACCCTCGAGCCCGGCGGCAACGACAGCTACACCGCTCCCGAGTGGCTCACCCAGCAATACGCCCAGGCTGAGCGCCTGCCGCTGCGCTTCTACTGCGAAACCGGCCAGATCGAGTGGCTTCTGGCTCCCAACCGCCGTTTTGCCGCCATGCTGCAGGACAAGGGCTACCCCCACGCCTACACCGAGCGCCCCTCCGGCCACAACTGGATGACCTGGCGCCAGGGGTTGGCTCCGGGGCTGCGCTACCTGTTTGGCAAGGCCCGCTAA
- a CDS encoding glycerol-3-phosphate acyltransferase, with product MIVVLGILAYLIGSMPLGYWAIRRLSHQEPRWASAYNLGLESALRQLGAGPLLLASSLDFLKGLLAVLLGRGWGLEGGLMMALPAYLGHLYPLPVLTSGTTLRGRGGFVLLGILVGLFFTGLPYWATLLPLTAALVALATTGWMSLAGLCVVSLLALSVLWLGVASWAKLTALALLGLALWRYKENIGRMLEGTEPKLGQPLPLPSEKQAVCAFMIHPLTLDDLFQTPRFRWFKPLVDRGWVSQGLLERFTALIRPMKNGELRGIRTADGREIRCYLISAPLLPHQITSNPELATQKAIQAARLAKELGCTVLGLGAFWSVVGDKGKRVQEAVPEIEVTNGGAYTAGTVKAAIPGIIAHFSQMGHDLRQSTAAVVGANGVVAFGIARQIAPLVGKLILVGRNMERLEKSADSLRKNLERKGQVPDLVVTTDIAAIKEADLIFSATSDPQAVIFPEHVKPGAWIYDEGVPPDVHPDVKKLPGVRVIPGGVVRPPGTMSGNLNLHFGEGAVPACLAETMILAAEGAYERKSLGGETKSENIQFFVERAEALGFKVVD from the coding sequence GTGATCGTCGTGCTAGGCATTCTGGCCTACCTTATCGGCTCAATGCCGCTGGGCTACTGGGCCATTCGCCGCCTGAGCCATCAGGAACCCCGCTGGGCCTCGGCCTACAACCTGGGCCTCGAGAGCGCCCTCAGGCAACTGGGTGCAGGGCCGCTGCTGCTGGCCTCGAGCCTCGACTTCCTCAAGGGCCTGCTGGCCGTGCTGCTGGGTCGGGGGTGGGGGCTCGAGGGTGGACTCATGATGGCCCTGCCGGCCTACCTCGGACATCTTTATCCCCTGCCGGTCCTCACTTCTGGCACGACCTTGCGGGGACGCGGGGGCTTCGTGCTGCTGGGCATCCTGGTGGGGCTATTCTTCACAGGCCTTCCCTATTGGGCTACCCTGCTTCCGCTCACGGCGGCGCTGGTCGCCCTCGCCACCACCGGCTGGATGAGCCTGGCGGGGCTGTGCGTGGTGAGCCTGCTGGCGCTGTCGGTGCTGTGGCTGGGGGTGGCTTCCTGGGCCAAGCTGACCGCGCTGGCGCTGCTGGGGCTGGCTTTGTGGCGTTACAAGGAGAACATCGGGCGCATGCTCGAGGGCACCGAACCAAAGCTGGGCCAGCCCCTGCCCCTGCCTTCGGAAAAGCAGGCCGTGTGCGCTTTCATGATCCACCCCCTCACCCTCGACGACCTCTTCCAGACCCCGCGCTTTCGCTGGTTCAAGCCCCTGGTGGACCGGGGCTGGGTTTCGCAGGGTCTGCTCGAGCGCTTCACCGCCCTGATCCGACCCATGAAGAACGGAGAGCTTCGGGGCATCAGGACCGCCGACGGACGCGAGATCCGGTGCTACCTCATCTCGGCGCCACTGCTGCCGCACCAGATCACCTCCAACCCCGAGCTCGCCACCCAGAAGGCCATCCAGGCCGCGCGGCTGGCTAAGGAACTCGGCTGCACGGTGCTGGGGCTGGGGGCTTTTTGGAGCGTGGTGGGCGATAAGGGCAAGCGGGTGCAGGAAGCCGTGCCCGAGATCGAGGTCACCAACGGCGGAGCCTACACCGCCGGCACCGTCAAGGCCGCCATTCCCGGCATCATCGCCCACTTTTCCCAGATGGGCCACGACCTCCGCCAGAGCACGGCGGCGGTGGTAGGGGCCAACGGCGTGGTGGCCTTCGGCATCGCCCGCCAGATCGCCCCGCTGGTGGGAAAGCTCATCCTGGTGGGGCGCAACATGGAGCGGCTGGAAAAGAGCGCCGATAGCCTGCGGAAGAACCTCGAGCGCAAGGGCCAGGTGCCCGATCTCGTCGTCACCACCGACATCGCCGCCATCAAGGAAGCCGACCTGATCTTCAGCGCCACCTCCGACCCCCAAGCGGTGATCTTCCCCGAGCACGTCAAGCCCGGGGCCTGGATCTACGACGAGGGCGTGCCCCCCGACGTGCACCCCGACGTGAAAAAGCTCCCCGGCGTGCGGGTCATCCCCGGCGGGGTGGTGCGTCCCCCTGGAACCATGAGCGGCAACCTCAACCTCCACTTCGGTGAGGGCGCGGTGCCCGCTTGCCTGGCCGAGACCATGATCCTGGCCGCCGAAGGGGCTTATGAGCGCAAGAGCCTGGGCGGGGAGACCAAGAGTGAGAACATTCAATTCTTCGTCGAGCGGGCCGAGGCGCTGGGGTTCAAGGTGGTAGATTAG
- a CDS encoding ABC transporter, which produces MSRLRHLLWAELMRSWLEQVRYPLQFVLGLVLIGLIFYLLTGFARVAGALDASGAQTAKLLVGYLLGLLAVGIIGAPAAQVGREAKAGTLENMVLSGQGLTAFFVVQVLARFWLNLLQFGLLFLVLGAIFKANFVFGWPLLPAFFLFILTSLGLGLMAGAVILLFKEVSQVFTLAQLLVFPAVIVELPQLQWFPLTLGASVFRKLILGASVAPLEWAILLLGTVAVYSLGVYFFQSADLLARKKGLLGHE; this is translated from the coding sequence ATGTCTAGACTCCGCCACCTCCTTTGGGCCGAGCTCATGCGAAGCTGGCTCGAGCAAGTTCGCTACCCGCTGCAGTTTGTACTGGGGCTGGTGCTAATCGGACTCATCTTCTACCTTTTGACCGGTTTTGCCAGGGTCGCGGGCGCGCTGGATGCCAGCGGTGCCCAAACCGCAAAGCTTCTGGTAGGGTACCTGCTCGGCCTGTTGGCCGTCGGCATCATCGGCGCACCAGCCGCGCAGGTTGGCAGGGAAGCCAAGGCGGGCACGCTGGAAAACATGGTGCTCTCGGGTCAAGGCCTGACGGCTTTTTTTGTGGTGCAGGTGCTGGCCCGGTTTTGGCTCAACCTGCTCCAGTTTGGACTACTGTTTTTGGTCTTGGGCGCTATCTTTAAAGCCAATTTTGTGTTTGGCTGGCCACTTCTGCCCGCCTTCTTCTTGTTTATCCTCACCTCGTTGGGCCTCGGCCTGATGGCTGGGGCTGTCATCCTCTTGTTCAAGGAAGTGAGCCAGGTCTTCACTCTGGCGCAACTGCTGGTGTTTCCAGCGGTCATCGTTGAGCTGCCCCAGCTTCAGTGGTTTCCCCTGACCCTAGGGGCGAGCGTCTTCCGAAAGCTCATCCTAGGAGCCAGCGTGGCTCCGCTGGAATGGGCCATCCTGCTCCTAGGTACGGTAGCGGTGTATAGCCTCGGGGTCTACTTCTTCCAAAGCGCAGACCTACTGGCCCGGAAAAAAGGTCTGCTGGGCCACGAGTAG
- a CDS encoding ABC transporter ATP-binding protein → MRVLEGVSLEVRPGEVCALLGRNGSGKTTTIRIICGLVLPDAGRVSINGYTLGKPEYMAQFGALIDTNRGLYPRLSPLENLKYTCMVRGMSGKAAAERAKYLLELLGLWDKRNAPTQTLSKGMLSKLAFANAIAHDPPFVLLDEPTLGLDIDAAEVLEAQIQQMAQSGKGILLTTHQMEVAERLASRVAILTKGRIAVDQPRAELMAMFARQSYRIVLAEPLSGVSLPMAHSLDETRKVLEVALEHPQQIYELMEILRPRPIQQIEKLEADLGEIFKTLTKEPHHV, encoded by the coding sequence GTGCGGGTCTTGGAGGGGGTCTCGCTGGAGGTGCGCCCCGGGGAGGTATGTGCGCTGCTCGGTCGCAACGGCAGCGGCAAAACCACCACTATTCGGATTATTTGCGGCCTGGTGCTTCCAGATGCGGGGCGGGTTAGCATCAACGGGTACACCCTGGGAAAGCCTGAATACATGGCCCAGTTTGGGGCCCTCATTGACACCAACCGGGGCTTATATCCACGGCTCTCGCCCCTGGAAAACCTGAAGTACACCTGCATGGTGCGGGGGATGTCGGGCAAGGCCGCAGCCGAGCGGGCCAAATACCTGCTCGAGCTGCTGGGGCTATGGGACAAGCGAAACGCCCCCACCCAGACCCTATCCAAGGGGATGCTCTCCAAGCTGGCCTTTGCCAATGCCATTGCGCACGACCCCCCGTTCGTACTGCTGGACGAACCCACGCTGGGGCTGGACATCGACGCCGCCGAGGTACTCGAGGCGCAAATCCAGCAGATGGCCCAAAGCGGCAAGGGCATCCTGCTCACCACCCACCAGATGGAGGTGGCCGAGCGGCTGGCCTCCCGGGTGGCCATCCTGACCAAAGGCCGGATCGCTGTAGACCAGCCCAGGGCCGAGCTTATGGCCATGTTTGCCCGGCAAAGCTACCGGATTGTGCTGGCAGAGCCGCTTTCAGGGGTCAGTTTGCCGATGGCGCACAGCTTAGATGAAACCCGAAAGGTTCTCGAGGTCGCCCTCGAGCATCCCCAGCAAATCTACGAGCTGATGGAGATCTTACGCCCCAGGCCCATCCAGCAGATCGAGAAACTCGAGGCCGATCTGGGCGAAATTTTCAAAACCCTCACCAAGGAGCCACACCATGTCTAG
- the mqnB gene encoding futalosine hydrolase — protein MMLLLSPTRFEAAFLKGRKFTFHGRAGLRGEGWVWLESGIGKVNTAMTLAAYAQRHRVGWALLFGIAGAYAESGLQVGDVVLAEREIQADLGIKDGGMKGMGFPTLVVGGPEGSPLHYHNRFPLDKALTAELKATLDLPVRSFLTRDLVSENPTEARELSRKWEADVENMEGAAFAQACLWLGLPGAELRAVSNVAGVRDKAQWRIRQAVEALEAALTQVLR, from the coding sequence ATGATGCTTCTGCTGAGCCCCACCCGGTTCGAAGCCGCCTTCCTCAAGGGCCGAAAGTTTACCTTCCACGGCCGCGCCGGGCTGCGCGGGGAGGGGTGGGTGTGGCTCGAGAGCGGCATCGGCAAGGTCAACACCGCCATGACCCTGGCGGCCTATGCCCAGCGGCACAGGGTCGGGTGGGCGCTGCTTTTTGGCATTGCTGGGGCCTACGCCGAGTCGGGGTTGCAGGTCGGGGACGTGGTGCTGGCCGAGCGTGAGATCCAGGCCGACTTAGGCATCAAAGACGGGGGGATGAAGGGCATGGGCTTCCCCACGCTGGTCGTGGGTGGTCCTGAGGGCTCGCCCCTGCACTACCACAACCGCTTCCCGCTGGACAAAGCCCTCACGGCGGAGCTCAAGGCCACGCTGGACCTTCCGGTGCGGAGCTTCCTGACCCGCGACCTGGTGTCGGAAAACCCCACCGAGGCCAGAGAGCTCTCGCGCAAGTGGGAAGCCGACGTGGAGAACATGGAGGGCGCGGCCTTTGCCCAGGCTTGCTTGTGGCTGGGCCTGCCCGGGGCCGAGCTGCGCGCGGTGTCGAATGTAGCAGGGGTGCGCGACAAGGCCCAGTGGCGCATCCGGCAGGCGGTGGAGGCGCTCGAGGCCGCCCTTACGCAGGTCCTCCGGTAA